In the Ictalurus punctatus breed USDA103 chromosome 7, Coco_2.0, whole genome shotgun sequence genome, one interval contains:
- the bcl10 gene encoding B-cell lymphoma/leukemia 10 isoform X2, with amino-acid sequence MEIPHLTEDEMAEVKKNALESLRPYLVEKLIAERHYDYLRSKKILTREDAEEISCRSTRGKRAGKLLDLIAENPRGLDTLIESIQRCGTLNFIIAKITDEVQRCKNEKIEALRAGVSSSTMKDTSGATNNLSKADFYDYDKCSTVCLHPDGERSPASSVMSSSMNLSFAVNRQRGQDCISVSGVASLTTTSSLPKPGDPGAPPLPDDIAVEDQDAEAGACGSTGSSGDANFLPLRSRSLNLSVDNAL; translated from the exons ATGGAGATTCCTCACCTGACGGAAGACGAAATGGCCGAAGTGAAAAAGAAC GCTCTGGAGTCTCTTCGTCCATACCTGGTAGAGAAGCTGATTGCAGAGAGGCACTATGATTACCTGCGCTCGAAGAAGATCTTGACACGAGAGGACGCAGAGGAGATCAGCTGCAGGAGCACGCGTGGAAAACGCGCCGGTAAATTACTCGACCTCATCGCCGAGAACCCGCGAGGTCTGGACACACTGATCGAGTCGATCCAGCGCTGCGGAACACTTAACTTCATCATCGCCAAGATCACTGACGAGGTGCAGCGGTGCAAGAACGAGAAGATTGAGGCACTCCGAG CAGGTGTGTCCAGCTCGACTATGAAGGACACATCTGGAGCCACTAACAACCTATCAAAGGCAGACTTCTATGATTACGATAAGTGCTCCACGGTTTGTCTCCACCCTGATGGGGAACGAAGTCCCGCCTCTTCTGTGATGAGCAGCTCTATGAACCTATCCTTCGCTGTGAATCGGCAGAGGGGGCAGGACTGCATTTCAGTTAGTGGCGTTGCTAGCTTAACAACAACATCCAGCCTTCCCAAACCTGGTGATCCTGGAGCCCCGCCTCTTCCTGATGACATCGCTGTGGAAGACCAGGATGCAGAAGCCGGTGCTTGTGGGAGCACAGGAAGTAGCGGGGATGCTAACTTCCTGCCACTGCGCTCCCGTTCCTTAAACCTGTCTGTTGACAATGCACTCTAA
- the bcl10 gene encoding B-cell lymphoma/leukemia 10 isoform X1, with protein sequence MEIPHLTEDEMAEVKKNALESLRPYLVEKLIAERHYDYLRSKKILTREDAEEISCRSTRGKRAGKLLDLIAENPRGLDTLIESIQRCGTLNFIIAKITDEVQRCKNEKIEALRAAGVSSSTMKDTSGATNNLSKADFYDYDKCSTVCLHPDGERSPASSVMSSSMNLSFAVNRQRGQDCISVSGVASLTTTSSLPKPGDPGAPPLPDDIAVEDQDAEAGACGSTGSSGDANFLPLRSRSLNLSVDNAL encoded by the exons ATGGAGATTCCTCACCTGACGGAAGACGAAATGGCCGAAGTGAAAAAGAAC GCTCTGGAGTCTCTTCGTCCATACCTGGTAGAGAAGCTGATTGCAGAGAGGCACTATGATTACCTGCGCTCGAAGAAGATCTTGACACGAGAGGACGCAGAGGAGATCAGCTGCAGGAGCACGCGTGGAAAACGCGCCGGTAAATTACTCGACCTCATCGCCGAGAACCCGCGAGGTCTGGACACACTGATCGAGTCGATCCAGCGCTGCGGAACACTTAACTTCATCATCGCCAAGATCACTGACGAGGTGCAGCGGTGCAAGAACGAGAAGATTGAGGCACTCCGAG CAGCAGGTGTGTCCAGCTCGACTATGAAGGACACATCTGGAGCCACTAACAACCTATCAAAGGCAGACTTCTATGATTACGATAAGTGCTCCACGGTTTGTCTCCACCCTGATGGGGAACGAAGTCCCGCCTCTTCTGTGATGAGCAGCTCTATGAACCTATCCTTCGCTGTGAATCGGCAGAGGGGGCAGGACTGCATTTCAGTTAGTGGCGTTGCTAGCTTAACAACAACATCCAGCCTTCCCAAACCTGGTGATCCTGGAGCCCCGCCTCTTCCTGATGACATCGCTGTGGAAGACCAGGATGCAGAAGCCGGTGCTTGTGGGAGCACAGGAAGTAGCGGGGATGCTAACTTCCTGCCACTGCGCTCCCGTTCCTTAAACCTGTCTGTTGACAATGCACTCTAA
- the LOC108268260 gene encoding LOW QUALITY PROTEIN: NLR family CARD domain-containing protein 3 (The sequence of the model RefSeq protein was modified relative to this genomic sequence to represent the inferred CDS: substituted 2 bases at 2 genomic stop codons), which yields MKRKRSDSPEPSCVSMKSDESMGCPIYFRDGASSPDVRPQQKKKSNLSRNQLDSIFKELEHKVISLIKNELKRFRKLLSPDYPACTERGVEDEEDLHSVRDGALKITLHFLKNMNYTDLANTLHNKLTSVYQTKLKSSLREKFKRINEGISQHGSSAILNDIYADLYITEGWSGDVNNEHEMREIKTASRRPATQETPIKCNDLFKNKSIRSVLTKGVAGIGKTVSVQKFILDWAEVNENQDITFMFPLPFRELNLMKQKHLSLMDLLHHFFPEMRKLQLIDSYKVLLIFDGLDKCXLPLNFQKNERLCDVTESASVDVLLTNLIKGNLLPSALLWITSRPGAANQIPPDCLDQVTEVRGFSDPQKEEYFRKRISDHSLANKIISHMKSSRTLYIMCHIPVFCWISATVLERMLGEAESGEIPKTLTQMFTHFLIFQIKHKDQKYHQKCDPDPQQTRESILALGKLAFQQLEKGNLIFYEEDLRECGINVREVSVYSGVCTQIFREEFGLHLGKVFSFVHLNVQEFLAALYAFLCFIFKKNNELVEQRTGLFNFFRKSKMSDLLRIAVDKALQRENGQLDLFLRFLLGLSLESNQTLLQGLMPQTXSSSHTKQETVEYIKAKIKENPSPEKSINLFHCLNELNDHSLMQEVQRYLNRGGNSRLRGTRLSPAQWSALVFVLLNSDQELDVFNLRKYHPSEECLLKLLPVVKASRKAVLWRCKLTEESCRVLSSVLRSNSSRLRELNLSNNNLQDSGVKLLSDGLENPHCTQEILRMRYCSITGEGCTALASALRSNSSSHLRELNLNGNNPGESGVKLLSDLLKDPHCNLETLHIESRKLTRTDI from the exons atgaagagaaagagatcagactcaccagaacccagctgtgtgtccatgaagagtgacgaGTCAATGGGCTGTCCAATTTACTTCAGAGATggagccagttctcctgatgtgag accacaacagaagaagaaatcaaacctcagcagaaatcagttggactccatattcaag gagctggaacacaaagtcatctctctgataaagaatgagctgaaaaggtttaggaagctcctgagtccagattacccagcatgcactgagaggggggtggaggatgaggaggatctgcacagtgtcagagacggagcgctgaagatcacactgcacttcctgaagaacatgaactacacagatctcgctaacacactgcacaaca aactCACCTCTGTGTACCAGACAAAGTtgaaatccagcctgagagagaagtttaaaagaattaatgaaggaatctcacagcatggaagctcagcaaTTCTGAATGACATCTACGCagatctctacatcacagagggctggagtggagacgtcaataatgaacatgagatGAGGGAGATTAAGACAGCatccaggagaccagcaacacaggagacacccatcaaatgtaatgatctctttaaaAACAAGTCCATCCGAAGtgtgctgactaaaggagttgctggaattggaaaaacagtctctgtgcagaagttcattctggactgggctgaagtAAACGAAAATCAGGACatcaccttcatgtttccacttccctttagagagctgaatctgatgaagcagaaacatctcagtctgatggatcttcttcatcactttttcccagaAATGAGAAAACTACAATTAATAGACTCCTACAAAGTGCTGTtaatctttgatggtctggataaGTGttgacttcctctaaatttccagaagaatgagagattgtgtgatgtgacagagtcagcctcagtggatgtgctgctgacgaacctcatcaaggggaatcttcttccctctgctctcctctggataacctctcgaccaggagcagccaatcagatccctcctgactGTCtagaccaggtaacagaggtaagagggttcagtgatcctcagaaagaggagtacttcaggaagaggatcagtgatcacagcctggccaataaaattatctcacacatgaagtcttcaagaaccctctacatcatgtgccacatcccagtcttctgctggatctcagccactgttctagagagaatgttgggtgaagcagagagtggagagatccccaagactctgactcaaatgttcacacacttcctgatctttcagatcaaacacaaggaccaaaagtaccatcagaaatgtgaccctgatcctcagcagaccagagagagtatcctggcactgggaaaactggctttccaacagctggagaaaggaaacctgatcttctatgaggaagacctgagagagtgtggcattaaTGTCAgagaagtgtcagtgtactcaggagtgtgtacccaaatcttcagagaggagtttgggcttcatctggggaaggtgttcagctttgtacatctgaatgtgcaggagtttctggctgctttatatgcatttctctgctttatttttaaaaagaacaatgAGTTAGTGGAACAAAGGACTGGACTTTTTAATTTCTTCAGAAAGTCAAAAatgtctgatctcctcaggattgcagtggacaaggccttacagcGTGAGAATGGACAgctggacctgttcctccgctttcttctgggtctctcactggagtccaatcagactctcttacaAGGCTTAATGCCACAGACATGAAGCAGCTCTCACACCAAACAGGAAACAGTAGAGTACATCAAGGCGAAGATCAaggagaatccatctccagagaaatccatcaatctgtttcactgtctgaatgaactgaatgatcattctctaaTGCAGGAAGTACAACGttacctgaacagaggaggtAACAGTCGTCTCAGGggaaccagactctctcctgctcagtggtcagctctagtgtttgtgttactgaactcagatcaggagctggatgtGTTTAATTTGAGGAAATATCACccatcagaggaatgtcttctgaagctgctgccagtggtcaaagcctccagaaaagctgt gctgtggaggtgtaaactgacagaggaaagctgtagagttctgtcctcagttctcagatcaaactcctccagattgagagaactgaacctgagtaacaataacctgcaggattcaggagtgaagctgctctctgatggactggagaatccacactgtacacaggagatactgag gatgCGTTACTGCAGTATTACAGGTGAAGGTTGTACCGCTCTGGCttctgctctgaggtcaaactcctcatcacacctgagagaactgaatctgaacggtaataatccaggagaatcaggagtgaagctgctctctgatctactgaaggatccacactgtaacctggagacactaca CATTGAGAGTCGTAAACTCACCAGGACTGACATATGa